The Gasterosteus aculeatus chromosome 12, fGasAcu3.hap1.1, whole genome shotgun sequence DNA window AACAGCGATAAAGACCCCTTCACTTACTTTGCCCGGCTCATATTCTTGCATTTGCCTTGACAGAAATAGCAGAGCAGAAGTCCAGTGATGATAATGGCCACACCAACAGCGATCAGTCCCACCAAAAGAGACGTCACATCAACCCGTGTGCCCTGTTGGTCCTTTTCTGTGGATCATCACAGGCCACAGTGAGTGGCCGGACAGTGTGAGTTGTACTAAGTAGTAACTATCTGAATATCACAAGGTGGTTTCCATGCAGGAGTTTAGAATAGTTTAATGTTTTACAGTAGGAGACAGTGATAAGGTCTTATCAGAATTTATTCCTCCCTGacgcaaaacaacaagactTGCGGTAgaattgtcccccccccccccatttgatTCCTGACCAAGCAGTTCGGTTCAGAGCAACTGTACTCGAGAATACACACCTTGTATGTGGGGAAACAGGTTTTAGAAGAAAGTGACATAAGTGCCTTTGCTACAGGCTAAACTAGTCATTATAAGTAGTGGTAGCTCAGATGACACAACACATGGAAGTACCTGACACATATCTTACCTGCAATGTATTGCTTCCAAAAATCATCCTGCAAAACAAAGCATGTTTAGTGGGTTAAACTGTGACGTCGTACCTGCGTCCTTGTGCACCGAGCGGCGTCACTCACTGTTTTCGGGATGTTTTCAAAAACCTCCCTCGCTTCCTCGTAATTGCAGACTTCTTCCATGCACTCCCTCTCCAGGTTTCCAGGAACGAAAACCTCGAAGTCAAACCGGTTGAACAGCAGCCGGCGACCCAGGAAGCCGTTGGCGTCCCCGTCATCTACAAACACTGGGACGCGTGTCCAAGCAGGCGAGTCAATCAACAGCACACTGACGGATCGGAGCGGTTCGAGTGGATCCACTTGTCCCACCTGCTGCCCGTTGCTCACCTTCTCGGGCTTCTTGTTGCGACGGAACCCTCTCCACACAGGCCAGATCCCCGAGAGAcagcagcgggaggaggaggaggaggaacaacatGGTTCGGAGTGCACCTGCGTGCGGACAGGTGGGCGCATTAATGGGCGCAGTACCAAACAACGCGTCCAGCTTTTATAAACTACTATTATGTAGCTACCCCACCGACCAGGCACCAGATAGGCTCACCTGTGTTCAAATTTACCGACGATGTGTCACATAATGAAGGACAGAATTTCAGCGCAAACGAAACGAAAGCTCACGCGTCCTCGGACCTCGACGCAGATAAGAGAAACCAGGAAGCAGCCGGTGACAAAGCGGCCGAAGAGCGACCTTTAAAAATAACGTTACCGCGGTGATCGTCTTTTGAAGATCAAAAATTGTGTCCGAAAACCACCCGGTTTTTTGTCCCGGCAGGATAAAAATGGGTTGTGTTTTCCCCGAACAGATTTGGCCTCGAGCTCCTCCTGAACTACCTGCGCAGACTCAACTAATCGATCAGGTCTACCTGGATAATGGAGATGATTTAAGTAAATACAGATGGACGCTAGATGGCAGCTGGAACCACGAAATTCGAAGCAGCTGGGGAACAATGCAATTGAAGTAGTTATAATAGAAGGTATTTACCTTTAATTCAATGTAGGTGACCCCCATTTAAGTTTACACACTGACTTATGTCGTGTCATG harbors:
- the prrg4 gene encoding transmembrane gamma-carboxyglutamic acid protein 4 translates to MLFLLLLLPLLSLGDLACVERVPSQQEAREVFVDDGDANGFLGRRLLFNRFDFEVFVPGNLERECMEEVCNYEEAREVFENIPKTDDFWKQYIAEKDQQGTRVDVTSLLVGLIAVGVAIIITGLLLCYFCQGKCKNMSRANSVQARPRRSNAPLIMRRLDEVSSQPVLPPPMEEIDPAGLPSYEQAIAKNGPYDAPPPPYPGSRHGTIRR